In one window of Halobacteriovorax sp. HLS DNA:
- a CDS encoding transposase: GKNRASRSLRKLTDVLAVSKIKELQSLRRTLMTWREEILNYFENRITNARTEGYNNVCKQLQKRAYGYRNFNNYRLKVLNVCC; encoded by the coding sequence AGGGAAAAAATAGGGCCTCGAGAAGCCTTAGAAAACTCACTGATGTCTTAGCTGTCTCAAAGATTAAGGAGCTACAAAGCCTACGAAGAACGCTCATGACATGGCGTGAGGAGATCTTGAATTATTTTGAGAATCGTATTACAAATGCGAGAACTGAAGGATATAACAATGTCTGTAAACAGCTCCAGAAGAGGGCTTACGGATATAGAAACTTTAATAACTATAGATTGAAAGTATTGAATGTCTGTTGTTAA